In a single window of the Mugil cephalus isolate CIBA_MC_2020 chromosome 6, CIBA_Mcephalus_1.1, whole genome shotgun sequence genome:
- the si:ch211-152f22.4 gene encoding uncharacterized protein si:ch211-152f22.4, which produces MSPARRIRQKSNMETRRRDPHVLSPLRRDQTRQRGAGPSGILTVKRRLLKMIVSNLQPLEIPEDPNFLGFAEALSSSVAIPTVPVMRSLLPKVYNEEEQKLRHILASADDIVLTCELWSSRPEDSFLTIGCHFVDNLGSLKSFMLKTTSLFGDESADNIQIQLSAVMEDWGVTPKVHAVIRAGMPQLKKVKARWTHIPCFADTLNEVFKVLMRDDDLSSVLRKCQNIVRFFKYDSAAVTELRKLQNKLGVKPEELIMYSGERWLAWLDMLQRLDQQYQVMVMVFNNSKKTELILNETEKENLKKIISALEPLRESISMLKGKGFKTISVMLPVLKTLMEKLEEEKRKKNNVAQKLLTKCKEEFGDINNYKMATATFLDPRYKDQLGDRNRKLALDKITKDLSNGKAQQATKIQNQLYTYMDYPPTPEESNPLSWWRHKGKDMFGDLSKLALKQLGVVSTAVPLERAFSAAGDHFCSRRSAIEPENLNMMLFLNSNWSGDAQH; this is translated from the exons ATGAGTCCAGCACGAAGAA tccGACAGAAATCCAACATGGAGACGAGACGACGTGATCCACATGTCCTCAGTCCCCTGAGAcgggaccagaccagacagagaggag CTGGACCCAGTGGAATCCTAACGGTGAAAAGACGCCTCCTGAAGATGATCGTATCAAACCTTCAGCCTTTGGAAATCCCCGAAGATCCAAACTTTCTTGGTTTTGCCGAAGCTCTAAGTTCCTCTGTGGCAATTCCTACGGTGCCTGTGATGCGTTCACTGCTCCCCAAAGTTTATAATGAAGAGGAGCAAAAGTTGCGACACATCTTGGCCTCGGCCGACGACATAGTCCTGACCTGTGAGCTGTGGTCCTCAAGGCCTGAGGACTCCTTTCTGACGATCGGCTGCCATTTTGTTGATAACTTGGGGAGTCTCAAGTCCTTCATGCTCAAAACCACCAGCCTGTTTGGAGACGAGTCTGCAGACAACATCCAGATCCAGCTGTCGGCCGTCATGGAGGACTGGGGCGTGACACCAAAGGTCCACGCCGTCATCAGAGCCGGCATGCCACAGCTGAAGAAAGTAAAAGCAAGATGGACGCACATACCTTGCTTTGCCGACACCTTGAATGAGGTGTTTAAGGTCCTGATGAGAGACGACGACCTGTCCAGCGTTCTCAGGAAGTGTCAGAACATCGTCCGGTTCTTTAAGTACGACTCTGCAGCCGTGACGGAGCTCAGgaaactgcaaaacaaactCGGCGTGAAACCAGAGGAGCTGATCATGTACTCTGGAGAACGATGGCTGGCGTGGCTGGACATGCTGCAGCGGCTCGACCAACAGTACCAGGTCATGGTGATGGTGTTCAACAACAGCAAGAAGACGGAACTCATTCTGAATGAAACAGAGAAGGAGAACCTCAAGAAGATCATATCTGCCCTGGAGCCTCTGAGAGAATCCATCTCCATGCTGAAAGGCAAAGGCTTCAAGACCATCTCAGTCATGTTGCCGGTTCTGAAGACGCTCATGGAAAAactggaggaagagaaaaggaaaaagaacaacGTGGCTCAGAAGTTACTGACCAAGTGTAAAGAGGAATTTGGAGACATCAACAATTACAAAATGGCCACCGCCACCTTCCTGGACCCCCGCTACAAAGACCAGCTGGGAGACAGAAACCGAAAACTGGCCCTGGATAAAATCACAAAGGATCTGAGCAATGGCAAAGCTCAACAAGCCACCAAGATCCAGAACCAGCTGTACACGTACATGGattacccccccacccccgagGAGTCCAACCCTCTGTCCTGGTGGAGACACAAAGGGAAGGACATGTTCGGGGACCTGAGCAAACTCGCCCTGAAACAGCTGGGAGTCGTTTCCACCGCCGTCCCCTTAGAGAGAGCTTTCTCTGCTGCAGGCGATCACTTCTGCTCCCGCCGCAGCGCCATCGAGCCGGAGAACCTCAACATGATGCTGTTCCTCAACAGCAACTGGTCTGGAGACGCACAGCACTGA